Proteins from one Pontibacter korlensis genomic window:
- a CDS encoding DUF922 domain-containing protein — protein MFTITLFLSLWTRLLQPALHADASTDKSNTSSSSFDNAITEQVTWSVDRRLTWSDFKGMPDDANPHHALTAANLAVNAGCKNNQYTYEVKCVFLPQQSWTKNKTSEKLLAHEQLHFDLTEVHARQLRQDLQQLTCSNLKGNLSTVVNNAFKKWKAEQDLFDEASRHGLDKEQQQAWAASINERLNKLEAYK, from the coding sequence ATGTTTACGATTACCCTTTTCCTGTCCTTATGGACAAGATTACTGCAACCAGCACTGCATGCGGATGCATCTACTGACAAAAGTAACACTTCAAGCTCCTCCTTTGATAATGCTATTACAGAGCAGGTTACATGGTCTGTAGATCGCAGGCTTACCTGGAGCGATTTCAAAGGCATGCCCGATGATGCTAACCCTCATCACGCTCTCACAGCTGCTAACTTGGCTGTTAATGCGGGGTGTAAAAACAATCAGTATACCTACGAAGTTAAATGCGTTTTCCTGCCACAGCAGTCCTGGACCAAGAACAAAACATCTGAAAAATTACTGGCGCATGAGCAACTGCATTTCGATCTTACCGAGGTACATGCCCGACAACTGCGCCAAGACCTACAACAGCTTACTTGCTCCAACCTGAAAGGCAACCTAAGCACTGTAGTTAACAATGCTTTTAAGAAGTGGAAAGCAGAGCAGGACCTTTTTGATGAAGCCTCCAGACACGGTTTAGATAAAGAGCAACAGCAAGCTTGGGCCGCCTCAATAAATGAGCGTCTTAATAAGCTAGAGGCTTACAAGTAG
- a CDS encoding MATE family efflux transporter, with protein MDTVAYKKHFSRNFILAYPVVLSQLGHILVSVFDSLMVGQTGTMPLAAASLGNSIFTITLVFGLGVSYSITPLIAAADGRRNYTRISLLLLNGLVSNILLGILLFIAGYFLSPYITVLDQPPKVVELAIPYINILFLSMVPLMVFQAFRQFAEGLSLTRQAMYISIIANGLNVVLNYILIFGKLGFEPMGILGAGWATLISRIVMAIAMAAWVLYAKRFEVFRHFLKLRHLSFIHMYRIFKLGLPISGQMIFEMGAFSFSAVMIGWLGAKELAAHQIAINVASVTYMMASGIAAAATIRVGNQKGLGNYKDMRMAGYSNLVMGIIFMIGSGLLMILFKNVIPVLYIDDQEVIQLASGLLIIAALFQISDGVQVVGLGALRGLEDVRIPSLISLLAYWGVGLPVGYILCFKADFGVNGIWLGLLVGLSVAAVLLTLRFKVLSKRLLVR; from the coding sequence ATGGATACTGTTGCATATAAAAAACACTTTTCCAGAAATTTTATACTTGCCTACCCAGTTGTGCTTAGCCAGTTGGGGCATATACTGGTTAGTGTATTCGACAGCTTGATGGTAGGCCAAACGGGTACTATGCCTCTTGCTGCGGCCTCACTTGGCAATAGCATCTTTACCATCACCCTTGTATTTGGCCTTGGTGTTTCCTACAGTATTACACCTTTGATTGCCGCTGCCGATGGCCGCCGTAATTACACCCGCATATCTCTTCTGCTTTTAAATGGACTAGTATCAAACATACTGCTGGGGATTTTGCTGTTCATTGCCGGGTATTTTCTGTCGCCTTACATCACGGTGCTTGATCAGCCGCCAAAGGTTGTTGAGCTGGCGATTCCTTATATCAATATTCTGTTCCTGTCCATGGTGCCGCTAATGGTATTTCAGGCCTTTCGGCAATTTGCTGAAGGCTTATCGCTTACGCGGCAGGCTATGTATATTTCTATAATCGCGAATGGTCTGAATGTGGTGCTTAATTATATCCTGATCTTTGGTAAGTTAGGTTTTGAGCCCATGGGTATCCTGGGAGCTGGCTGGGCAACTTTAATCTCAAGAATAGTAATGGCTATAGCCATGGCAGCTTGGGTGCTTTACGCAAAGCGTTTTGAGGTTTTCCGCCACTTCTTAAAACTGCGCCACCTCTCGTTCATCCACATGTACCGGATATTTAAGCTGGGACTTCCAATATCCGGACAAATGATTTTTGAAATGGGTGCTTTTAGCTTTTCGGCCGTAATGATTGGTTGGCTGGGTGCCAAAGAGCTTGCAGCACATCAGATTGCCATAAACGTGGCTTCTGTTACTTACATGATGGCTAGTGGCATAGCTGCTGCTGCAACCATCCGTGTTGGGAATCAGAAAGGCCTGGGCAACTATAAAGATATGCGCATGGCAGGCTACAGCAACCTGGTGATGGGAATCATTTTTATGATAGGCAGTGGTCTTTTGATGATACTCTTCAAAAACGTTATTCCGGTACTGTATATAGATGATCAGGAAGTAATACAGTTAGCATCAGGATTACTTATCATAGCGGCTCTATTCCAAATCTCTGATGGAGTTCAGGTGGTAGGCTTAGGTGCCTTACGTGGCCTTGAAGACGTACGAATTCCTAGTTTAATTTCGTTATTGGCTTACTGGGGAGTGGGACTGCCAGTGGGATACATCCTTTGTTTTAAAGCCGACTTTGGTGTAAACGGAATTTGGCTTGGTTTGCTAGTAGGGCTTTCCGTAGCAGCCGTTTTACTTACACTAAGGTTTAAAGTTTTAAGCAAAAGACTGTTAGTCAGGTAA
- the egtB gene encoding ergothioneine biosynthesis protein EgtB, with the protein MSTLTASASQTLLLRYHHTRARTEAICKPLEPEDTVVQPMVDVSPPKWHMAHTSWFFETLILLPHLSGYKVFHPQYAYLFNSYYNSLGSRVLRHQRSTITRPPLRDIYAYRQHVDEHIHKLLQQTPEEELVKFLPILELGLQHEQQHQELLITDIKYILGTNPLLPTYKEQPAGTINSDATPGKFLEVPGGHYTIGYTGEGFCFDNEQGVHEVQIDDFEIMNRLVTNREFLEFMEDGGYKDFRHWLDEGFALVNQNQLEAPLYWMKQDDEWHRFTMHGLQKVNLNDPVCHISFYEADAYANWAGKRLLSEFEWEAASQVYPPQEGNFVETDLLEPSAANPAIEGVQQLFGDLWEWTYSAYHPYPGYSKALGAVGEYNGKFMINQMVLRGGSCATPESHIRTTYRNFFHPDKRWQYSGIRLASRR; encoded by the coding sequence ATGAGTACGCTAACCGCATCCGCCTCACAAACACTTCTGCTGCGTTACCACCACACACGTGCGCGTACAGAAGCAATTTGCAAACCACTGGAGCCTGAGGATACAGTTGTGCAGCCTATGGTGGACGTGAGCCCGCCCAAGTGGCACATGGCACACACCAGCTGGTTTTTCGAGACACTTATACTTTTGCCTCACCTTTCAGGATACAAGGTGTTTCACCCGCAATACGCTTACCTGTTTAACTCCTACTACAACAGCCTCGGAAGTCGAGTACTACGCCACCAGCGAAGTACTATTACTCGTCCGCCATTGCGAGATATTTATGCTTACCGTCAGCATGTTGATGAGCATATACATAAGCTACTACAGCAAACACCTGAGGAAGAGCTTGTCAAGTTTCTGCCTATCTTGGAGCTGGGGCTGCAGCATGAACAGCAACATCAGGAGCTGCTCATAACTGATATAAAGTATATTTTAGGCACCAATCCTCTGCTCCCTACTTATAAAGAGCAGCCAGCGGGAACAATCAATTCAGACGCTACTCCGGGAAAGTTTTTAGAAGTGCCTGGCGGCCACTATACAATCGGCTATACTGGTGAGGGCTTTTGCTTTGATAATGAGCAAGGAGTACATGAGGTTCAGATTGATGATTTCGAAATCATGAATCGCCTGGTTACCAATAGAGAGTTCCTTGAGTTTATGGAGGACGGTGGCTATAAAGACTTCAGGCATTGGTTGGATGAAGGATTTGCGCTGGTAAACCAAAATCAACTAGAAGCGCCACTCTACTGGATGAAGCAGGATGATGAATGGCACCGTTTCACCATGCATGGGCTACAGAAAGTTAACCTGAACGACCCTGTTTGCCACATTAGTTTTTACGAAGCCGATGCTTATGCTAATTGGGCTGGAAAGCGCTTACTTTCTGAATTTGAATGGGAGGCAGCCTCACAAGTATACCCACCGCAAGAGGGCAACTTTGTAGAAACCGACTTACTGGAGCCTTCTGCAGCGAACCCTGCTATTGAGGGGGTGCAGCAGCTCTTCGGTGACCTGTGGGAATGGACTTACAGTGCTTACCACCCTTATCCTGGTTACAGCAAAGCGCTTGGTGCCGTGGGAGAATACAATGGGAAGTTTATGATTAACCAGATGGTGCTGCGAGGTGGCTCCTGCGCCACACCAGAAAGTCATATCCGTACCACCTACCGTAACTTTTTTCACCCGGACAAACGCTGGCAATACAGCGGCATAAGACTAGCATCCAGAAGGTAA
- a CDS encoding tRNA-binding protein — protein sequence MEQISWQEFEKTDIRVGTIVAAEDFPGARRPAYKLQVDLGPLGIKKSSAQITKLYTKDELVGKQVLCVTNLGKKQIGSFMSEVLVTGFADENGAIVLAQPASKVPNGSKLM from the coding sequence ATGGAACAGATAAGCTGGCAGGAATTTGAAAAAACAGATATACGTGTCGGTACTATTGTAGCTGCAGAAGACTTTCCGGGGGCGAGAAGGCCAGCCTATAAACTACAGGTCGATTTAGGGCCACTAGGGATAAAAAAGTCGAGCGCACAAATAACCAAGCTCTATACAAAAGATGAGCTCGTAGGCAAACAGGTGCTTTGCGTAACCAACCTGGGCAAGAAGCAGATTGGCAGCTTTATGTCAGAGGTACTAGTAACAGGATTCGCTGATGAGAATGGTGCTATTGTACTTGCTCAACCTGCCAGTAAAGTGCCTAATGGCAGTAAGTTAATGTAA
- a CDS encoding FAD-dependent oxidoreductase codes for MKKESGATLPVWMNHEQAPVRQVLRENIACDVCVVGGGIAGLTTAYLLTREGKKVVVLESKEIGGGESSRTTAHLSNALDEQYYNLIKLFGKDGARLACQSHARAIDKIEQIAKEENIDCDFHRVDGYLIATSPEEQDKLMQELEAVQQIGWPEVVLRKHCPVDSLSTYPCLHFPNQGRFHIMKYLNGLAKSIQDKGGQIYSGAHVKEFKSGAVATAITTEGHSISANHLVVATNTPVNDKFAIHTKQAPYRTYVVGVQVPKDSVPDALYWDLKDPYHYVRLQKETAGDETFDLLIVGGADHKTGQHDNPAECFEELERWTRLKFPMAEQVIYRWSGQVYEPVDGLAFIGRNPGDEDNVYIATGDSGHGMTHGTISGMLITDLIMERPNPWAKLYDPGRSGLKGVGEYLKENLNVAVQMKDHITPGEVDDQMEVLPGTGRILRKGATKVAVYCDPNGVRHQHSAVCPHLGCVVSWNSVESSWDCPCHGSRFDPYGKVVTGPANTDLGPAK; via the coding sequence ATGAAAAAGGAATCCGGAGCCACTCTACCTGTTTGGATGAACCATGAGCAAGCACCTGTCAGACAAGTGCTGCGCGAAAACATAGCCTGTGATGTTTGTGTGGTTGGCGGAGGTATAGCGGGGCTAACCACTGCCTACCTGCTGACAAGGGAAGGAAAAAAGGTCGTGGTGCTGGAATCAAAAGAAATAGGGGGTGGGGAAAGTAGTCGCACTACGGCTCACCTTTCAAATGCTTTAGACGAGCAGTATTACAACCTGATCAAGCTTTTTGGGAAGGATGGTGCCCGCCTTGCCTGCCAGAGCCATGCCCGTGCCATCGACAAAATTGAGCAGATTGCAAAAGAGGAAAATATAGACTGCGATTTTCACCGGGTTGATGGTTACCTGATTGCAACATCTCCGGAGGAACAGGATAAACTGATGCAGGAGTTAGAGGCGGTTCAGCAGATAGGGTGGCCAGAGGTTGTTTTGCGTAAGCATTGCCCTGTAGACTCCCTATCAACCTATCCTTGCCTGCATTTTCCTAACCAGGGCCGCTTTCATATTATGAAGTATTTGAATGGGCTGGCCAAATCGATTCAGGATAAAGGGGGGCAGATTTATTCCGGTGCACACGTTAAAGAATTCAAATCTGGTGCTGTCGCCACGGCTATTACAACAGAAGGTCATTCCATATCAGCAAATCATTTAGTGGTGGCGACTAATACACCTGTTAACGATAAGTTTGCTATTCATACTAAGCAAGCTCCTTACCGCACTTATGTAGTAGGAGTACAAGTTCCAAAAGACTCAGTTCCGGACGCGCTGTATTGGGATTTGAAAGATCCGTACCACTATGTGCGCTTGCAGAAAGAAACAGCGGGAGACGAGACCTTTGATTTGTTGATTGTAGGTGGTGCGGATCATAAGACAGGACAGCATGATAACCCGGCAGAATGTTTTGAAGAGCTAGAGCGCTGGACACGCCTAAAATTCCCGATGGCTGAACAGGTAATTTACCGCTGGTCTGGCCAAGTATATGAGCCTGTAGATGGGCTTGCTTTTATAGGCAGAAATCCTGGTGACGAAGATAACGTGTACATAGCAACAGGTGATTCTGGCCATGGTATGACACACGGTACCATCTCCGGCATGCTTATCACAGACCTGATTATGGAACGACCTAACCCTTGGGCAAAGTTGTATGATCCGGGTCGATCAGGACTTAAAGGTGTAGGGGAGTACTTGAAAGAGAACCTGAATGTAGCAGTTCAAATGAAGGACCATATTACCCCTGGTGAGGTAGATGATCAGATGGAGGTGCTACCAGGTACTGGTCGTATTTTAAGAAAAGGCGCTACTAAAGTTGCTGTCTACTGCGACCCAAATGGGGTACGTCATCAGCATTCAGCGGTATGTCCGCACTTAGGCTGCGTTGTTAGCTGGAACAGTGTAGAAAGCTCCTGGGATTGCCCATGCCATGGATCACGCTTTGATCCGTACGGGAAAGTAGTGACAGGCCCAGCCAATACCGATCTGGGCCCGGCTAAGTAA
- a CDS encoding o-succinylbenzoate synthase — MSLHLSFSPHTLQFKFDARTSRGAIKTHQVYFLKVWKPSMPGVYGLGECAPLAGLSIDFRPDLEEKLQQVVDLVNKGKVALKAGGELPEELELQEWPALRFALETALLDLQHGGKRQIFDNAFSRGEVGIPVNGLIWMGDRSFMQEQIEKKLKEGYSCLKLKIGSLDFKTELEILQSIREVAGADQLTVRVDANGAFSPQDAYKKLERLAKYELHSIEQPIKQGQLQEMAQLCAYTPVPIALDEELIGVQDAQLQAALLETVKPQYIILKPTLVGGFTASAAWIRMAEERGIGWWMTSALESNIGLNAISQFAAAHNITKPQGLGTGQLYHNNIPSPLHIVNGELWYEDEKEWEISL, encoded by the coding sequence ATGAGCCTTCATCTTAGCTTTAGCCCGCATACTTTACAGTTTAAGTTTGATGCCCGTACATCCCGTGGAGCCATAAAAACGCACCAGGTATATTTCTTAAAAGTATGGAAACCTTCTATGCCCGGCGTTTATGGCTTGGGTGAATGTGCTCCTTTAGCGGGTTTAAGTATAGACTTTCGACCGGATTTGGAAGAGAAGCTTCAGCAGGTTGTTGACCTGGTGAATAAAGGTAAAGTAGCGCTGAAAGCAGGAGGGGAACTGCCAGAGGAATTAGAACTGCAGGAATGGCCAGCTTTGCGCTTTGCGCTTGAAACAGCATTGCTGGACCTTCAGCATGGCGGCAAACGCCAAATCTTTGATAATGCCTTCAGCCGTGGGGAGGTGGGAATACCTGTAAACGGGCTTATCTGGATGGGAGACAGGTCGTTTATGCAGGAGCAGATCGAAAAGAAACTGAAAGAAGGCTACAGTTGCCTGAAGCTCAAAATCGGTAGCCTCGACTTCAAGACAGAGCTTGAGATTTTGCAAAGTATAAGAGAAGTGGCAGGTGCAGATCAGTTAACAGTACGGGTAGATGCTAATGGTGCCTTTTCGCCTCAGGATGCTTACAAGAAACTGGAGCGTTTGGCAAAGTATGAGCTGCATTCAATAGAGCAACCCATCAAGCAGGGGCAGTTGCAAGAGATGGCGCAGCTCTGTGCTTATACCCCTGTACCTATTGCCTTGGACGAAGAGCTAATCGGGGTACAGGATGCACAGCTGCAGGCAGCACTATTGGAGACAGTTAAACCGCAGTACATCATCCTGAAACCAACTTTAGTAGGAGGATTCACGGCAAGTGCAGCATGGATACGAATGGCAGAAGAGCGCGGCATTGGCTGGTGGATGACCTCCGCCTTGGAGTCGAACATTGGGCTAAATGCCATTAGCCAGTTTGCTGCAGCGCACAACATTACTAAGCCCCAAGGCTTGGGTACAGGCCAACTTTATCACAATAACATTCCTTCGCCGCTGCATATTGTGAATGGAGAGCTGTGGTATGAGGATGAAAAAGAATGGGAGATAAGCCTATGA
- the egtD gene encoding L-histidine N(alpha)-methyltransferase: MIKNESVTELVNQQVSIPAKVAFARDVDEGLSKEQKTLPSRYFYDGTGSRLFQQIMELPEYYLTRCEQEVLTTNKQAMAALFARGSYFHLIDLGAGDALKTKVLLAELTQQKLAFDYVPVDISGDAMQQLSKSLHNEIPNLKVEAVVGEYFQSLDWLQENKSERKVVLFLGSNIGNFEEPESIRFLTSVRSYLQPGDQLLMGVDLRKDPEMILKAYDDASGITAAFNLNLLQRINKELGGDFNVNQFRHYAMYNPLEGVMRSFLISLSDQDVHIQGSNKTYHFNAWEAIHTENSHKYTIPQIKMLGQLCGFRIEKVFYDSKQLFADVLFAVDQ, from the coding sequence ATGATAAAAAACGAGAGTGTTACTGAACTTGTAAATCAGCAGGTAAGTATTCCGGCAAAGGTTGCCTTTGCTCGTGATGTGGATGAAGGTCTTAGCAAGGAGCAAAAAACACTTCCCTCCCGCTATTTTTATGATGGAACTGGCAGCAGGCTTTTTCAGCAGATAATGGAGCTGCCTGAGTATTACCTTACCCGATGCGAGCAGGAAGTATTAACAACTAACAAGCAGGCAATGGCGGCTCTCTTTGCCCGCGGGAGTTATTTTCACCTGATAGACCTTGGTGCTGGCGATGCCTTGAAAACTAAAGTACTTTTAGCAGAGCTCACGCAACAAAAGCTGGCTTTTGATTATGTTCCTGTAGATATATCAGGCGATGCCATGCAGCAGTTATCAAAAAGCCTGCACAATGAAATTCCTAACCTAAAAGTGGAAGCAGTAGTTGGTGAGTACTTTCAGTCGCTGGATTGGCTACAGGAAAATAAAAGTGAAAGAAAAGTCGTACTGTTTTTAGGCTCCAACATCGGCAACTTTGAGGAACCTGAAAGTATACGTTTCCTGACAAGTGTGCGCAGTTACCTGCAACCCGGAGATCAGCTCCTTATGGGTGTTGACCTAAGAAAGGATCCAGAGATGATACTGAAAGCTTATGACGATGCCTCGGGTATCACGGCTGCTTTCAACCTTAACCTGTTGCAGCGCATAAATAAAGAGTTGGGCGGAGATTTTAACGTCAATCAGTTCCGACATTATGCCATGTACAACCCGTTAGAGGGCGTGATGCGCAGCTTCCTGATTAGTCTGTCAGATCAAGATGTACATATACAGGGATCAAACAAAACGTATCATTTTAATGCTTGGGAAGCCATACATACAGAGAACTCCCATAAATACACAATCCCTCAGATCAAAATGCTGGGCCAGTTGTGTGGTTTCAGAATAGAGAAGGTGTTCTATGACAGTAAGCAGCTCTTTGCGGATGTGCTTTTCGCTGTTGACCAGTAA
- a CDS encoding pyridoxal phosphate-dependent aminotransferase has product MEIISLAAGSSYFKSPTTATNAAITALQSGQTTYGPTEGILKLRRAISSKYKAEGIEVQPEQVLITPGVKQALYNLFITLLRQGDEVVVPTPAWFGFHELIRYSPGKLVPLPTHLAEGYKLMPEMLSSVLTERSRILLLTNPGNPTGRIYTKEELEALLEVTNQYPNLYVICDEIYDLVTYSSPVTCILTCKGAKAARTVVVNGFSKSFAMSGWRLGFILGPADLVNKCIDFQGATLSGVSTFIQEAALAALEACDQELAPMLEMLEQNREIMREGLDAIPHVTYFLPEGAYYFFPDLSYYLNRTSITGAQLKTTPDLCRYLRTCYNLELAPGDSFGVPGHVRMSFAVETHRVKDAMQRLRQGLALLLAD; this is encoded by the coding sequence ATGGAAATAATCTCACTTGCTGCTGGTAGCAGTTATTTTAAATCACCCACCACGGCTACCAATGCTGCCATTACGGCTTTACAAAGTGGCCAAACAACCTACGGACCAACTGAAGGAATTCTAAAATTACGCAGGGCCATTAGCAGCAAGTATAAAGCAGAAGGCATAGAGGTACAGCCCGAGCAGGTGCTGATAACCCCGGGTGTCAAACAGGCGCTTTACAACCTGTTTATAACACTTCTTCGGCAGGGTGATGAGGTGGTGGTGCCTACCCCCGCTTGGTTTGGATTTCATGAACTGATAAGGTACAGCCCAGGTAAGCTTGTTCCATTACCTACTCACTTAGCGGAAGGCTATAAACTTATGCCAGAGATGCTTAGTAGTGTACTTACTGAGCGCTCTCGTATACTTCTGTTAACTAACCCTGGAAACCCTACGGGCCGTATTTATACAAAAGAAGAACTGGAAGCTTTGTTAGAGGTTACTAACCAGTACCCAAACCTTTATGTCATTTGCGATGAAATATATGACCTTGTTACTTACAGCAGCCCTGTTACTTGTATCCTTACCTGTAAAGGGGCAAAAGCGGCGAGAACAGTCGTCGTAAACGGCTTCTCAAAATCTTTCGCTATGTCTGGCTGGAGGCTTGGTTTTATACTTGGCCCGGCGGACTTGGTAAATAAATGCATCGATTTTCAGGGTGCTACACTCTCTGGGGTGAGTACTTTTATACAGGAGGCTGCTCTGGCCGCCTTAGAAGCCTGTGATCAGGAGTTGGCTCCGATGCTGGAAATGCTGGAGCAAAATCGAGAGATAATGCGAGAAGGCCTGGATGCAATACCGCATGTAACATACTTCTTACCTGAAGGAGCCTATTACTTTTTCCCGGACCTGAGCTACTACCTAAACCGAACAAGTATAACCGGCGCACAACTTAAAACAACACCTGACCTCTGCCGCTATCTACGTACTTGCTACAATTTAGAACTGGCTCCCGGAGATAGCTTCGGTGTGCCTGGTCATGTACGTATGTCATTTGCCGTTGAAACACACCGTGTGAAGGATGCTATGCAACGCCTCCGCCAGGGGCTTGCCCTTCTATTAGCAGATTAA
- a CDS encoding DUF4296 domain-containing protein, with the protein MKKLFYILFCLSLLGCQSENGQKPSNRIPKDKMVSILADIHTIEALIETKVVYPDTALMIFNQEQQEIFEKYDVTQQQFKDSYNYYLKNLAEMDALYETVVDTLSMRETKAQIKSGSNPEQAQQ; encoded by the coding sequence GTGAAAAAACTTTTCTACATACTTTTTTGCCTAAGCCTGCTTGGCTGCCAGAGCGAGAACGGACAAAAGCCGTCCAATAGGATACCAAAAGACAAAATGGTTAGCATACTGGCGGATATTCATACCATAGAGGCACTCATAGAAACCAAGGTAGTTTACCCAGATACGGCCCTGATGATATTCAACCAGGAGCAACAGGAAATATTTGAGAAGTATGATGTTACGCAACAACAGTTCAAGGATTCTTATAACTATTACCTGAAAAACCTGGCGGAAATGGATGCTCTTTACGAAACAGTAGTTGATACCTTGAGCATGCGCGAAACTAAGGCTCAGATCAAATCGGGTAGTAACCCTGAACAAGCCCAGCAGTAG
- a CDS encoding DUF58 domain-containing protein — protein sequence MKELVKKLRKYEIRIRKAITTQMQGDFHSVFKGTGLEFDDVRSYQYGDDVRSIDWNVSAKGHGTFVKTYREEKEQSVFLMLDVSASQRIGTGLQQKLDVGKEICGVLALSAARQQSQIGIICISDRKEKYLKPAKGIQQAYSIIKAVSELEPKSAKTDLAAGIKLTLDIIRRRSIILLLSDFIDINYEKELSMLARRHDLIVLHLRDIREQQLPPMGIVPILDKETGRTVWLNTSGEEFQKRYLAQYQENQEQLMRLCQKYQANYLAIDTNEDYVPQLVNLFRLRNKSTKKSA from the coding sequence ATGAAAGAGCTTGTAAAGAAGCTACGAAAGTACGAAATACGCATCCGAAAGGCCATCACTACTCAAATGCAGGGAGATTTTCATTCTGTATTCAAAGGTACAGGCCTGGAGTTTGATGACGTAAGATCTTACCAGTATGGTGATGATGTACGCTCCATAGATTGGAACGTATCGGCCAAAGGCCATGGTACTTTCGTGAAAACTTATCGGGAGGAAAAAGAGCAGTCTGTTTTTCTGATGCTGGATGTCAGTGCTTCGCAGCGCATAGGTACTGGCCTGCAGCAAAAGCTGGATGTGGGAAAAGAGATCTGCGGGGTACTGGCTCTGTCAGCTGCACGGCAGCAAAGCCAGATAGGCATAATCTGTATCTCAGACAGAAAAGAAAAGTACCTGAAACCTGCCAAAGGTATACAGCAGGCTTATTCCATTATCAAAGCTGTTAGCGAATTGGAGCCTAAATCTGCTAAAACGGATCTGGCAGCTGGTATAAAACTCACGCTCGACATCATCAGGCGCCGCAGCATTATTCTGCTCCTCTCCGACTTTATAGACATCAACTATGAAAAAGAGCTAAGTATGCTGGCTCGTCGCCACGACTTAATTGTATTGCACCTGCGCGACATCCGGGAGCAGCAGTTGCCGCCAATGGGTATAGTGCCTATACTGGATAAAGAAACTGGCCGTACCGTCTGGCTAAACACATCGGGAGAGGAATTCCAGAAAAGATACCTGGCGCAGTACCAGGAAAATCAGGAGCAACTCATGCGCCTTTGCCAGAAGTACCAGGCAAATTACCTTGCTATCGATACAAACGAAGATTATGTGCCACAGCTGGTAAACCTGTTCAGGTTACGGAATAAGTCTACAAAGAAAAGTGCATAA